In Phaseolus vulgaris cultivar G19833 chromosome 10, P. vulgaris v2.0, whole genome shotgun sequence, a single genomic region encodes these proteins:
- the LOC137818982 gene encoding uncharacterized protein translates to MDQVQKPGMSTSNGGTTGFDFDEIVSNAAHLPVSSTKRSRPMLEFDLGDPFVNNNALHQQERSLSVAMPQIFPSFVGELERDLQAQESLFHVSQNTLHPELFHQLGNLETGTNYGSHFPIASPTAESTVTSFGNGNYHPTSNYTPQLHGDSSSSLKLSSIQESSSQKQLVVANGRSQWTNLQKPHSQLCTGLEAIPEMMQLGGLSSFSCGRSGRSSNESLSLNTRRHGPRGNIYPIPSQREMGEPSSRNVKMKMTVSDDSKKSTEFHVGSLLNPITQSNGNSQPPRVMFNSLYDPIYEKRGLPVDPILRTFLMGQEAYMM, encoded by the exons ATGGATCAAGTACAAAAGCCTGGAATGTCAACCTCCAATGGtggaactactggttttgattTTGATGAAATTGTCTCAAATGCTGCTCACCTTCCTGTATCATCAACCAAAAG GTCGCGACCTATGCTTGAATTTGATCTTGGGGACCCCTTTGTTAATAATAATGCTCTACACCAACAAGAAAGATCTTTGTCAGTAGCAATGCCCCAGatttttccttcttttgtt GGAGAATTAGAGAGAGATTTGCAAGCCCAAGAGAGTTTGTTTCATGTCTCTCAAAACACTCTTCACCCTGAACTCTTCCATCA GCTTGGGAATTTGGAAACGGGAACAAACTATGGAAGTCACTTTCCAATTGCTTCACCAACTGCTGAAAGCACTGTAACTAGTTTCGGCAATGGTAACTACCATCCAACATCAAACTATACACCACAGCTGCATGGAGACTCTTCTTCAAGTCTTAAACTCTCTTCAATTCAGGAATCAAGTTCACAA AAGCAACTTGTAGTTGCAAATGGAAGGAGTCAGTGGACCAATTTGCAGAAACCACATTCTCAACTTTGCACTGGCCTAGA GGCAATCCCGGAGATGATGCAGTTAGGAGGATTAAGCAGCTTCTCATGTGGTAGAAGTGGAAGATCCTCCAATGAATCTCTGTCCTTAAACACTAGAAGG CATGGACCCAGGGGCAATATTTATCCAATTCCCAGCCAACGTGAAATGGGAGAGCCATCATCAAGGAATGTAAAG ATGAAAATGACTGTGTCAGACGACAGTAAAAAATCAACTGAGTTTCATGTGGGTAGCTTGCTTAATCCAATTACTCAAAGCAATGGAAACTCTCAGCCACCAAG GGTTATGTTCAACTCCCTTTATGATCCAATCTATGAAAAAAGGGGCCTTCCAGTGGATCCCATTCTGAGGACGTTTTTGATGGGGCAGGAAGCGTACATGAT GTAA
- the LOC137815954 gene encoding uncharacterized protein — translation MILVEIQESSPRFQSFVAEKSNEERRVNLDLLDEVREEARIKADALKRRVEHKHSSKLKPRQFQVADLVMRKAHPYQLENKLSPKWTGPFRVTEVLGNGAYRLETLEGGPIPRTWNATNLKFYFS, via the coding sequence atgatcctagtagagattcaggagagctcgccacgcTTTCAGAGCTTCGTGGCTGAAAAGTCtaatgaagagagaagggtgaacctggatctactagatgaGGTAAGAGAGGAGGCGAGGATCAAAGCTGATGCattaaagagaagggtggagcatAAGCACAGTTCCAAGTTAAAGCCCCGACAGTTCCAAGTCGCTGACCTGGTAATGcggaaggctcacccatatcagttggagaacaagctgtcccccaagtggactggcccCTTTAGGGTGACGGAAGTCCTGGGAAACGGGGCGTATAGGCTTGAAACCTTGGAGGGAGGCCccattcctcgcacttggaatgcaaccaaccttaagttttatttcagttga
- the LOC137815961 gene encoding uncharacterized protein yields MIQKTLKTPRTFVADNMVGIHQISTDREKARSHRSLTQETLRTPSVSAYPVSVGEGDLMQVCVVEEGDTWMTPYRRYLADGILPLELEEGKKIKRYSAKYTLLDGELFRHGFTHPILMCVSGEQCTSIMAELHERICGSHVGGRSLASKVVRAGYYWPTMREDCIRHAQRCKQCQQHADWHKAPPEELRSIYSPWPFHTWEIDILGPFDQADEVSGGGYRILHEVDRG; encoded by the coding sequence aTGATACAGAAGACCCTCAAAACACCACGGACGTTTGTCGCTGATAATATGGTGGGCATCCATCAAATCAGTACGGATAGGGAAAAGGCGAGGAGCCACCGGTCGTTGACTCAGGAAACACTAAGGACGCCTAGTGTAAGTGCTTATCCAGTCTCGGTCGGAGAAGGGGATCTTATGCAGGTATGTGTAGTTGAAGAAGGGGACAcatggatgacgccctacagaCGATACCTGGCTGATGGGATACTCCCATTGGAGCTCGAAGAGGGCAagaagataaaaagatattCTGCCAAGTACACCCTTCTAGATGGGGAGCtattcaggcacggtttcactcacccaatCTTGATGTGTGTGAGTGGAGAGCAGTGTACAAGTataatggcagagctccatgagaGGATTTGCGGTAGCCATGTGGGAGGACGCTCTTTGGCATCGAAGGTagtccgtgcaggttattattggcctacaatgagagaagattgtataaggcacgcccagcggtgcaagcagtgtcaacagcacgccgattggcataaggcgcctccagaagagctgaGGTCGATTTATAGCCCATGGCCTTTTCACACGTGGGAAATCGACATTCTAGGGCCCTttgatcaggcagatgaagtatctggtGGTGGCtatcgaatacttcacgaagtggatcgaGGCTGA